The Rhodococcus antarcticus DNA segment CGAGCTGGTGCTGCGCCGGCTGCTGCCGATGGCGCACGAGGGCCTGCGCAGCTCCGGGGTGTCCGACGAGGCCCGGGAGCGCTACCTCGGGGTGATCGAGGGCCGCTGCCTGGCCCGGCGCACGGGCTCGGTGTGGCAGCGGGAGACCGTGGCCACGCTGGAGGCCCAGGGCGCCGACCGGCCCGCCGCGCTCACGGAGATGCTGCGGCGCTACACCGAGCTGATGCACGGCAACACCCCGGTGCACACCTGGGCCGTGAACGACCACGGGTGACGACGGCGCCGGTCTGGCACCCTGACCGATCGTGAGCACTCTCGAGGTCCGCACCGGGACAGCCGCCGACCTCCCGGGGATCCACCTCGCCGGTGCGCGCGCGTTCGGTGACGAGGCCGGGCCCGAGCGGATCGCCGAGATCGACAGGCTCATCCCGCCCGCGCGCTACGTGCTGGGCCTCGACGCGGGGACCGTGGTCGGCGTCACGGCGGTGATGCCGCTGCGGATGACCGTCCCCGGGCGGGCCCAGGTGCGCGCGGCCGGCATCGCCGACGTCTCGGTGGCCGCCACCCACCGCCGGCGGGGGATCCTGCGACAGATCCTCTCCGCCCAGCACCACGGCCTCGTCGAGGAGGGGTTCGCGCTGGCTGCGCTCACGGCCAGCGAGGGCACCATCTACGGCCGCTTCGGCTACGGCCCGGCCACGGTGTACCAGCGCGTGGAGATCGACCGGCAGCACGCGGCGTTCCGGCCCGGCGCACCCGATCCGGGCGGGGTGCGGCAGACGACGGCCGAGCAGGCGCGGGGCCTGCTCCCGGCGGTGCACGCACGGTGGCAGAGCCGCACCCCGGGCGCCCTGCACCGCAGCGGGGCCTGGTGGGACTGGCAGCTCTCCGACCGGCCCGCCGAGCGCCGCGGGGCGAGCGCGCTGCAGTTC contains these protein-coding regions:
- a CDS encoding GNAT family N-acetyltransferase, producing MSTLEVRTGTAADLPGIHLAGARAFGDEAGPERIAEIDRLIPPARYVLGLDAGTVVGVTAVMPLRMTVPGRAQVRAAGIADVSVAATHRRRGILRQILSAQHHGLVEEGFALAALTASEGTIYGRFGYGPATVYQRVEIDRQHAAFRPGAPDPGGVRQTTAEQARGLLPAVHARWQSRTPGALHRSGAWWDWQLSDRPAERRGASALQFLVHPDGYATFRRAEGPRGRQARVVELVAATEDAHAALWRVLLGLDLVPTVVAELSPDDPLPFLLTDTRAARVTGARDGVWVRLLDVGAALAQRRYATELDVVIDVADGFLGRGGRFRLRGGPEGAECTRTDASADVHTDVSTLGSLHLGGHRVRTLHRAGLVGVHDPAVLDRLDLALVTDRAPVHGTDF